The window GCCAACGAAGGTTACCTGCTCACCGCCACCGAACGGCGCTCGGTGATGGAGTTGGCGCGGCTGGTGGGCTACAAGCTGCATCCCGGCGTGTCGGCCAGCGTCTACCTGGCCTTTACCCTGGAAAAAGATCTCAAGAACGACGACCTGCGCATCGAGATCCCCGCGGGTACGCGGGCCCAAAGCGTCCCCGGCCCCGGCGAGCTTCCCCAGGCCTTCGAAACCAAGGAAGCCATTCCCGCCCGCACCTCCTGGAACGCCGTCAAACCACGCATGAAGCATCCCCAACTGCTGAGCCCTCGGCCCTTCTCGGGCACCCGCAAGACCTACCTGCGGGGCATCGACACCAACCTCAAGGTGAACGACCGCTTTCTGCTGGTGTGCGGCGGGCGTACCGGGATCTCGCGCGTGCTGAAGGTCGAAGCCAACCCAAACGCGGCCGTCAAGCCCGAAGACCAGTACACCGTGGTTGATTACCAGTCCGTGCCCAGCCTTGTGCCCGATGACGACGATCAGCCGGGCGGCGGAGTCGTCTCGTCAGGGTCTCTTCGGGAGGAGATCGATTTTGTCCCCGAGGCGCCTTTGGCGCGGTTGGGCGGACTGGTTCAGGAATTGAGGAAAAAGCCCTCTTTGCCGCCCGCCAACCGCCTGCGCCTGCAGCGTCCGGCCGGCCAGATCTTCAACGCCGCCGTCGACTTGGGGCCGAGATTCCTTCTCCAGTTCAATCCCTTGCTCAGGGGCAAGCTCTACACGGGTTATGCCTCCGCGCCTGTTGCTCCGCCCTCCGAGTGTGAATTCCAGGCCCTGCGCGTCAGCGCCGCTCCCTTCGGGCACAATGCCCCTCTTCGTCTGATCTACGACGACGGAATCCCTATTCGCAACGCCGAATGGCCGCTGCATCCCCTAATCTTCGACGTTTCGGACGCTACCGTCCCGCCTCAGCCGGTTCCGGAGGATTCTCGCCACTTTTTGGCGCTCGACGCAGAGTATCCGGCCATCAAGTCCGGAAGCCTCATCGTCATTGACCGGCAAGAACCCGGCAGCCTGCCGGAAACTTTCGAGGTGATCGAGGCGAGAACGGAGAGCAAGGCGGCCTATGGCATCAGCGGCAAAGTGACCCAGTTGACTCTCGATCGAGACTGGTTGACTTCTGAGGATACCTCGCTCGAGTTGCTGCGGCGTACGAGGGTCTACGCCCAGAGCGAATTGCTGGAACTGGCCGAGCAGCCGATCCTGGATGACGTCGCTGGCGACACCATCCCCTTGGACGGACTCTACGACAGCCTTGAGGCGGGACGCTGGCTGGTGGTGTCGGGAGAGCGAACCGGCTTGGCGGGCGCCGAAGGCCAGCCCGTTGAAGGCGTGCGCGCCAGCGAACTGGTCATGCTGGCGGCCGTGACTCATGACGTGCGGCGCGTGGAAACGGAGGCAGGCGTTGAGGTCGAGCTGCCCGGCGACACTTTGCATACCACGCTCACACTGGCTAAGCCCCTGGAATACACCTACAAGCGCGAAACGGTCGAGGTCAACGCTAATGTGGCCGAGGCCACCCACGGGGAAACCCGCCAGGAAGTCCTGGGAAGCGGCGACGGCAGCAAGGCTCTACAGCAGTTCACCCTCAAGCAGTCCCCACTCACTTACCTGGCGGCTCCTACGCCCCGGGGCGTCCAGAGCACCTTGG of the Acidobacteriota bacterium genome contains:
- a CDS encoding putative baseplate assembly protein; the protein is ANEGYLLTATERRSVMELARLVGYKLHPGVSASVYLAFTLEKDLKNDDLRIEIPAGTRAQSVPGPGELPQAFETKEAIPARTSWNAVKPRMKHPQLLSPRPFSGTRKTYLRGIDTNLKVNDRFLLVCGGRTGISRVLKVEANPNAAVKPEDQYTVVDYQSVPSLVPDDDDQPGGGVVSSGSLREEIDFVPEAPLARLGGLVQELRKKPSLPPANRLRLQRPAGQIFNAAVDLGPRFLLQFNPLLRGKLYTGYASAPVAPPSECEFQALRVSAAPFGHNAPLRLIYDDGIPIRNAEWPLHPLIFDVSDATVPPQPVPEDSRHFLALDAEYPAIKSGSLIVIDRQEPGSLPETFEVIEARTESKAAYGISGKVTQLTLDRDWLTSEDTSLELLRRTRVYAQSELLELAEQPILDDVAGDTIPLDGLYDSLEAGRWLVVSGERTGLAGAEGQPVEGVRASELVMLAAVTHDVRRVETEAGVEVELPGDTLHTTLTLAKPLEYTYKRETVEVNANVAEATHGETRQEVLGSGDGSKALQQFTLKQSPLTYLAAPTPRGVQSTLEVRVNEVEWHEKGNLVELEPNDRGFITQTDNDGKTSVIFGDGRRGARLPTGAENVKAVYRSGIGKPGNLEAERISQLASKPLGVKEVINPIASSGGADPESRDQARRNAPLGVTSLDRVVSLSDYADFARTFAGIAKASAARLSDGRRQVVHLTIAGSDDIAIEPHSDLYRNLRLALRRLGDPYQALQVEVRELKLLVVSARVQVMSDYRWESVEPKLRKALLEAFSFERRDLGQDALLSEVFSTAQAVEGVAYMDIDLFDSISEREAEDPADLAFKLQVLGGDVPAAPSGEPFRRGPFLGSAGLQSGRGKIEILEQPRNRIVAEMARINPRASDPEERILPAQLAYLSPDLSDTLILTEVTS